The following coding sequences lie in one Corynebacterium humireducens NBRC 106098 = DSM 45392 genomic window:
- a CDS encoding DUF2613 domain-containing protein: MSYSSGSVDRRSVSSVIASAVVGVALGVVSVIGVASFSGQDTVPQGNAVPADEALLGGPEYGTRG; this comes from the coding sequence ATGTCCTACTCTTCCGGATCCGTTGACCGCCGCTCGGTGAGCTCGGTGATCGCCAGTGCGGTCGTCGGCGTCGCCCTCGGCGTGGTCTCGGTGATCGGTGTCGCCTCCTTCTCGGGGCAGGACACCGTCCCGCAGGGCAACGCCGTGCCCGCCGACGAGGCCCTGCTCGGTGGCCCGGAGTACGGCACCCGCGGCTAG
- the dcd gene encoding dCTP deaminase, with the protein MLLSDRDIRSAINSGDLGIEPFEPANIQPSSVDVRMDRFFRVFNNSKYTHIDPKLQQDDLTSLVEVEEGEAFVLHPGEFVLASTLEKFTLPPNLAGRLEGKSSLGRLGLLAHSTAGFIDPGFSGYITLELSNVANLPMTLWPGMKVGQLALFRMSSPAEVPYGTGSLGSKYQGQRGPTPSRAYLNFPAE; encoded by the coding sequence GTGCTTCTCTCAGATCGTGACATCCGTTCCGCCATCAACTCCGGTGACCTCGGGATCGAGCCCTTCGAACCGGCGAACATCCAGCCGTCGAGCGTGGACGTCCGCATGGACCGGTTCTTCCGGGTGTTCAACAACTCGAAGTACACGCACATCGACCCGAAGCTGCAGCAGGATGACCTGACCAGCCTCGTCGAGGTGGAGGAGGGGGAGGCGTTCGTGCTGCACCCGGGGGAGTTCGTGCTGGCCTCCACGCTGGAGAAGTTCACGCTCCCGCCGAACCTCGCCGGTCGCCTCGAGGGCAAGTCCTCGCTGGGACGCCTGGGGCTGCTGGCGCACTCGACCGCGGGCTTCATCGACCCGGGTTTCTCGGGGTACATCACGCTGGAGCTGTCGAACGTCGCGAACCTGCCGATGACCTTGTGGCCCGGCATGAAGGTCGGACAGCTGGCGCTGTTCCGGATGAGTTCCCCGGCGGAGGTGCCCTACGGCACAGGCTCCCTGGGGTCGAAGTACCAGGGTCAGCGGGGTCCGACGCCGTCGCGGGCGTACCTGAACTTCCCGGCGGAGTAG
- a CDS encoding UDP-glucose dehydrogenase family protein — MRMTVIGTGYLGATHAACMAELGHEVLGVDVDSAKIDSLSEGTVPFYEPGLPEVLTRNLESGRLDFTTDYQRAADFANVHFLGVGTPQERGSYAADLTYVYAVIRDLVPLLEGDHIIFGKSTVPVGTADELQKLADELAKPGTTVEIAWNPEFLREGYGVQDTISPDRIVLGVRRGETRAEEVAREVYAKSIAEGTPFLVMDTVTSELVKVSANAFLATKISFINAVAEICEIAGGDVTKLADAIGYDDRIGRKFLGAGLGFGGGCLPKDIRAFMARAGELGADQALTFLREVDTINMRRRDRVVQLARELCDGNLLGHRITVLGAAFKPNSDDVRDSPALSVAGSLSLAGAEVSVYDPKAMDNARKVFPTLGYTDSVEEALEGAELVVLATEWQQFRDLDPEVVGELVQRRTIIDGRNVLDVDKWQAAGWNIHALGRTL; from the coding sequence ATGCGTATGACTGTCATCGGCACCGGATACCTGGGTGCGACCCACGCGGCCTGCATGGCTGAGCTCGGCCATGAGGTGCTCGGCGTGGATGTGGACTCTGCCAAGATCGACTCCCTCAGCGAGGGCACGGTCCCGTTCTACGAGCCCGGCCTGCCGGAGGTGCTCACCCGGAACCTGGAGTCCGGTCGGCTGGACTTCACCACCGACTACCAGCGTGCGGCGGACTTCGCGAACGTGCACTTCCTCGGTGTGGGCACCCCGCAGGAGCGGGGCTCCTACGCGGCGGACCTGACCTACGTGTACGCGGTGATCAGGGACCTGGTGCCGCTGCTGGAGGGTGACCACATCATCTTCGGCAAGTCGACCGTGCCGGTGGGCACCGCCGATGAGCTGCAGAAGCTGGCCGATGAGCTGGCGAAGCCGGGCACCACCGTCGAGATCGCCTGGAACCCGGAGTTCCTCCGTGAGGGCTACGGCGTGCAGGACACCATCTCCCCGGACCGCATCGTCCTCGGTGTGCGTCGCGGTGAGACCCGCGCGGAGGAGGTCGCCCGTGAGGTGTACGCGAAGTCGATCGCGGAGGGCACCCCGTTCCTGGTCATGGACACGGTGACGTCCGAGCTGGTCAAGGTGTCGGCGAACGCGTTCCTGGCCACGAAGATCTCCTTCATCAACGCCGTCGCGGAGATCTGCGAGATCGCGGGCGGCGACGTGACCAAACTTGCCGACGCCATCGGCTACGACGACCGCATCGGCCGCAAGTTCCTCGGCGCGGGCCTCGGCTTCGGTGGCGGCTGCCTGCCCAAGGACATCCGGGCCTTCATGGCGCGTGCCGGTGAGCTGGGCGCCGACCAGGCACTGACCTTCCTGCGTGAGGTCGACACCATCAACATGCGCCGCCGCGACCGTGTCGTGCAGCTGGCCCGTGAGCTGTGCGACGGCAACCTGCTCGGCCACCGCATCACCGTCCTCGGCGCGGCGTTCAAGCCGAACTCGGACGACGTGCGCGACTCGCCGGCGCTGTCGGTGGCGGGTTCCCTGTCCCTGGCGGGCGCCGAGGTTTCCGTCTACGACCCGAAGGCCATGGACAACGCCCGCAAGGTCTTCCCGACGCTCGGCTACACCGACTCCGTCGAGGAGGCCCTCGAGGGTGCGGAGCTGGTCGTGCTCGCCACGGAGTGGCAGCAGTTCCGGGACCTCGACCCGGAGGTCGTCGGTGAGCTCGTGCAGCGTCGCACGATCATCGACGGGCGCAACGTGCTCGACGTCGACAAGTGGCAGGCCGCCGGCTGGAACATCCACGCCCTGGGCCGCACCCTCTAG
- a CDS encoding VanW family protein: MSQSNSQDKGGNGLRIALGVVVGLFALLGIVYGVDYALTKGDVPRGTTVGGVDIGGMSPAEAQAALERELGDTVNQPVRVEAGDRETEFIPASAGLSIDFADTVAQIGTEPLNPFPRLEGILGSGREAEIVSLVDDAALAPELERLHADLTAEPADGVVTLADGRVDVTDPVNGQEIDPAQLRERVTTDWLDPSGVEVDADITPPAIGRDAVQAAAEGDAAAAVSGPLTLHGRDDIDGVIEPARMGEVVTFVPEGRALRTELDLEAAQAILNETLADTEAKKQNAQINFSGGSRQITPSVDGVKLDWETTLEGVEKRLLSADAADREWDAVYEDEPATFTTEMAEVATFDQVVGEFTTSGYSAASGVNIAQVASVVHGAIVAPGDTFSLNGYTGPRGAAQGYVESGIIINGRAGEAVGGGISQFATTLYNAAYFAGMEDVAHTPHSYYISRYPAGREATVFEGAIDLQFRNNSQYPVRIETAVGGGDVTVRLTGVKTVTVESVNGGRWAPTQPRQQTVSGSDCIPSGGIPGFTTSDTRIIRDLSGNEISRETITTRYDPQPIVRCV, encoded by the coding sequence GTGAGTCAGTCAAACAGCCAGGACAAGGGTGGAAATGGACTCAGGATCGCCCTCGGGGTGGTCGTGGGACTCTTCGCGCTCCTCGGAATCGTCTACGGCGTCGACTACGCCCTGACTAAGGGTGACGTGCCGCGCGGCACGACCGTCGGCGGCGTCGACATCGGCGGGATGAGCCCCGCCGAGGCTCAGGCTGCCCTGGAACGCGAGCTCGGCGACACGGTCAACCAGCCGGTCCGCGTGGAGGCCGGCGACCGGGAGACCGAGTTCATCCCGGCCTCCGCCGGACTGAGCATCGACTTCGCGGACACGGTCGCCCAGATTGGCACCGAACCGCTCAACCCCTTCCCCCGCCTGGAGGGGATCCTCGGGTCCGGCCGCGAGGCCGAGATCGTCTCCCTGGTCGACGACGCCGCCCTCGCCCCCGAGCTGGAACGACTGCACGCGGACCTCACCGCCGAGCCGGCCGACGGCGTGGTCACGCTTGCCGACGGCCGCGTGGACGTCACCGACCCCGTCAACGGCCAGGAGATCGACCCCGCCCAGCTGCGGGAACGCGTGACCACCGACTGGCTCGACCCCAGCGGCGTCGAGGTTGACGCCGACATCACCCCGCCCGCCATCGGCAGGGATGCCGTGCAGGCCGCCGCCGAGGGCGACGCCGCCGCCGCGGTGTCCGGCCCGCTCACCCTCCACGGACGCGACGACATCGACGGCGTCATCGAACCCGCCCGCATGGGCGAGGTGGTCACCTTCGTCCCCGAGGGACGCGCCCTGCGCACCGAGCTCGACCTCGAGGCCGCGCAGGCGATCCTCAACGAGACCCTCGCCGACACCGAGGCGAAGAAGCAGAACGCACAGATCAACTTCTCCGGTGGCTCCCGCCAGATCACCCCCAGCGTCGACGGCGTGAAGCTCGACTGGGAGACGACGCTCGAGGGCGTCGAGAAGCGTCTCCTGTCCGCCGACGCCGCGGACCGCGAGTGGGACGCCGTCTACGAGGACGAGCCCGCCACCTTCACCACCGAGATGGCCGAGGTGGCCACCTTCGACCAGGTCGTCGGCGAGTTCACCACCTCCGGCTACTCCGCGGCCTCCGGCGTCAACATCGCGCAGGTGGCCAGCGTGGTCCACGGCGCGATCGTCGCCCCCGGCGACACCTTCTCTCTCAACGGCTACACCGGCCCCCGCGGCGCAGCCCAGGGCTACGTCGAGTCCGGCATCATCATCAACGGCCGCGCCGGCGAGGCCGTCGGCGGCGGCATCAGCCAGTTCGCCACCACCCTCTACAACGCCGCCTACTTCGCCGGCATGGAGGACGTCGCCCACACCCCGCACAGCTACTACATCTCCCGCTACCCCGCGGGACGCGAGGCCACCGTCTTCGAGGGCGCCATCGACCTGCAGTTCCGCAACAACTCGCAGTACCCGGTGCGCATCGAGACCGCCGTCGGCGGCGGCGACGTCACCGTCCGACTCACCGGCGTGAAGACCGTCACCGTCGAATCCGTCAACGGCGGCCGCTGGGCCCCGACGCAGCCCCGCCAGCAGACCGTCTCCGGCTCCGACTGCATCCCCTCGGGCGGCATCCCCGGCTTCACCACCTCCGACACCCGCATCATCCGGGACCTCTCCGGCAACGAGATCTCCCGGGAGACCATCACCACCAGGTACGATCCGCAGCCGATCGTCCGGTGTGTCTGA
- a CDS encoding YibE/F family protein translates to MGKHRSSGTPVSPWRRILLGFLVLSLLATVFGVWRLWPPAGEPQVSEEFATTFNLNHTQVSGTVELVDATACSSPSTGRAFDGSPVVPLEQSGQECERSLVTITSGPDEGRRTQLVHYGLPGEPHLREGDEVLLTATDGPEGTTYTFGDYQRAVPLAVWGVLIALMIVVFAAWRGVRALVGLVVTLLGIGVFLLPALLHGREPLALAVVAGSAILMVVVPLVHGVNWKSASALAGTLIALAVAAGLARAAIGTTHLRGLGSDDNLTILLYLPDVSIVGLLLCGFIIGALGVLNDVTVAQSSTVNELADLDPDASPWRLFLGAMKVGRDHISSMVYTLVLTYTGAVLPMLLLISVAQRPLTQTLTSDIVATELLRSGIGALALTLAVPLTTLIAAWTVPERAGRASTGV, encoded by the coding sequence ACCGTGTTCGGGGTGTGGCGGCTGTGGCCACCGGCCGGGGAACCGCAGGTGAGTGAGGAGTTCGCCACCACCTTCAACCTCAACCACACCCAGGTCAGCGGCACCGTCGAGCTTGTCGACGCCACCGCCTGCTCCTCCCCCTCCACGGGGAGGGCCTTCGACGGCTCACCCGTCGTCCCCCTGGAGCAGTCCGGGCAGGAGTGTGAGCGCTCTCTGGTGACCATCACCTCCGGCCCCGACGAGGGGCGGCGCACCCAGCTCGTCCACTACGGGCTGCCCGGCGAGCCGCACCTGCGGGAGGGCGATGAGGTGCTGCTCACCGCCACCGACGGACCGGAGGGCACGACCTACACCTTCGGCGACTACCAGCGTGCGGTCCCACTGGCGGTGTGGGGTGTACTCATCGCGCTCATGATCGTGGTGTTCGCCGCCTGGCGGGGCGTGCGCGCCCTGGTCGGTCTGGTGGTCACCCTCCTCGGGATCGGGGTGTTCCTCCTGCCGGCGCTGCTCCACGGCCGGGAGCCGCTCGCGCTGGCGGTGGTCGCGGGTTCGGCGATCCTCATGGTGGTGGTGCCGCTCGTCCACGGAGTGAACTGGAAGTCCGCCTCCGCGTTGGCGGGCACGCTCATCGCCCTGGCGGTGGCCGCCGGGCTGGCGCGGGCCGCCATCGGCACGACCCACCTGCGCGGCCTGGGTTCCGACGACAACCTCACCATCCTGCTCTACCTGCCGGACGTGTCCATCGTCGGTCTGCTGCTGTGCGGATTCATCATCGGCGCCCTCGGCGTGCTCAACGACGTCACGGTCGCCCAGTCCTCCACCGTCAACGAACTGGCGGACCTCGACCCCGACGCCTCCCCGTGGCGTCTGTTCCTCGGCGCGATGAAGGTCGGGCGCGACCACATCTCCTCGATGGTGTACACCCTGGTGCTCACCTACACGGGTGCGGTGCTGCCGATGCTCCTGCTCATCTCCGTGGCGCAGCGCCCGCTCACGCAGACGCTCACCAGCGACATCGTCGCCACGGAGCTGCTGCGCTCCGGCATCGGCGCCCTGGCGCTCACCCTCGCCGTGCCGCTGACCACGCTCATTGCGGCGTGGACGGTGCCGGAGAGGGCCGGGCGGGCGTCGACAGGCGTCTAG
- a CDS encoding universal stress protein produces the protein MLIAFDGSREARRALTHAARLLAIREVEILTAWEPVHRTAARAVGMSGHHQAEWVTDAEQDDPAYLQAQDTCHEGVALAQSLGLTARAHLVEASTTVWSAICEAAEELGPDVIVTGSRGVSGWRSLWQSSTSEGVLHHAGIPVLVVPPESGE, from the coding sequence ATGCTCATCGCCTTCGACGGGTCCCGTGAGGCCCGGCGCGCCCTCACCCACGCGGCGCGTCTGCTGGCCATCCGGGAGGTGGAGATCCTCACGGCCTGGGAGCCGGTGCACCGCACGGCGGCCCGCGCGGTGGGCATGTCCGGCCACCACCAGGCGGAGTGGGTGACCGACGCCGAGCAGGACGACCCCGCCTACCTGCAGGCCCAGGACACCTGCCACGAGGGTGTGGCGCTCGCCCAGTCCCTGGGGCTGACGGCGCGGGCGCACCTGGTGGAGGCGTCCACCACGGTGTGGTCGGCGATCTGCGAGGCCGCCGAGGAGCTCGGTCCGGACGTCATCGTCACCGGTTCGCGGGGGGTGAGCGGGTGGCGGTCGCTGTGGCAGTCGTCCACGTCGGAGGGCGTGCTGCACCATGCGGGGATTCCCGTCCTCGTTGTTCCGCCGGAGTCCGGGGAGTAG
- a CDS encoding glycoside hydrolase family 3 N-terminal domain-containing protein yields the protein MYTSAGLLAGLLSLGLVGCTGTTPDPVPAGSASATTAASSPATSTGTSSGTSTSVAPTPEDVARDRVPEEQRAKAASLMVVGVDNYDDALWKLQQGVGGIFITSWANPELLTTPGRNIVALREAVGRPFSVSIDYEGGRVQRHEHVIGSWLSPRQMATQMTPQEVERYATDLGNVLRWHGVTVDFAPVLDVDAHGLEVVGDRSFSTDPVQAGEYGAAFARGLAAARITPVFKHFPGHGQASGDTHHQLAVTPPLEQVLAHDLPPYATALPQVDGAVMVGHMVVPGLGDGRTPSSLDPAVYRLLRSGDYPGGRPFDGLTYTDDLTGMRAITDSHTLPQAVVAAVRAGVDQPLFSSGGALVAAIDALDEAVTRGEIPTERLDEAAYRVQLQLLRTGA from the coding sequence ATGTACACGTCTGCCGGCCTGCTCGCCGGACTCCTGTCCCTGGGGCTCGTCGGCTGCACCGGGACGACGCCGGACCCGGTCCCCGCCGGGAGTGCTTCGGCGACCACCGCAGCTTCCTCCCCGGCGACGAGCACGGGGACGAGCTCGGGGACGTCGACAAGCGTCGCGCCCACCCCGGAGGACGTCGCGCGTGACCGCGTGCCGGAGGAGCAGCGTGCGAAGGCCGCGTCGCTCATGGTCGTCGGCGTGGACAACTACGACGACGCGCTGTGGAAGCTGCAGCAGGGCGTCGGCGGCATCTTCATCACCAGCTGGGCGAACCCCGAACTGCTGACCACGCCGGGCCGCAACATCGTGGCCCTGCGGGAGGCCGTCGGCCGGCCCTTCTCCGTGTCCATCGACTACGAGGGCGGACGCGTCCAGCGGCACGAGCACGTCATCGGCTCCTGGCTCTCGCCGCGGCAGATGGCCACGCAGATGACCCCGCAGGAGGTGGAGAGGTACGCCACCGACCTGGGCAACGTCCTGCGCTGGCACGGCGTGACTGTCGACTTCGCGCCGGTGCTCGACGTCGACGCGCACGGCCTGGAGGTCGTCGGCGACCGTTCCTTCTCCACCGACCCGGTGCAGGCCGGCGAGTACGGGGCGGCGTTCGCGCGGGGCCTGGCCGCCGCCCGCATCACCCCCGTGTTCAAGCACTTCCCCGGCCACGGCCAGGCCAGCGGCGACACCCACCACCAGCTGGCGGTCACCCCGCCGCTGGAGCAGGTGCTGGCGCATGACCTGCCTCCCTACGCGACGGCCCTGCCGCAGGTCGACGGCGCGGTGATGGTCGGGCACATGGTCGTCCCCGGCCTCGGCGACGGGCGCACGCCCTCGAGCCTCGATCCGGCGGTCTACCGGCTGCTGCGCAGCGGCGACTACCCGGGCGGGCGGCCCTTCGACGGGTTGACCTACACCGACGACCTCACCGGCATGCGCGCGATCACCGACAGCCACACGCTCCCGCAGGCCGTGGTCGCGGCGGTCCGGGCGGGCGTCGACCAGCCGCTCTTCTCCTCCGGCGGGGCCCTGGTCGCGGCCATCGACGCCCTCGACGAGGCCGTCACGCGCGGGGAGATCCCCACGGAGCGTCTCGACGAGGCCGCCTACCGCGTCCAGCTTCAGCTCCTGCGCACCGGTGCGTGA